The window CGTGGATCTGATTGATTGATTTGCATGTTGATTTTGATCAATCGAATTTATGAACAGTATTGTAGTGAACTCAACCAAGTTTATTTAACTGTAGTGTGCTggtaatatttttcttttttcttttttgaacttTGCTTGCAAGCATCAGCAGTAAATTACTAAATTTGTAGTGTGAGCTTCTTAATTGTTAATTTGGGTCATGTATTGCCATAGAGTGTACGTGTTGAAGCATGTATACTTGAATGTAAATCAGAAGGGTACAAATCCCTAGATTTGCAATGTGCATATGTATGTCAGTATGTGGTACTTCTACTTCTGTCTTGGAAAAGTTTATTATTGTCGTGAACTGGACGTTCTATTTACCAATTTGTATTGGCTGAGGTGGGAGTTAGAGTCAGGGCCAATAATGGTGAAGGTAGGACTAGCACTTTCTGTAAATTGTGGAAAGGCTCGAGATTTCCATGGGGATTTAGGCTTGGATTAGGCCAAGTGATTCATCAGAAGCTTACTGAGTTCTGTAGTATGTTATATAGGCTCTCGCATAAGTACTTCACATCAAGCTAGAGTGCTAAAGTCAAGGTTATCCAACTGTAAAATTGGTTGAAGAAGGGTCCCAGGCTAAGTAGGTAAAGGCCAAATACGTGTTGCTCTCTACAGATACTAGATTATGCTTTGATACCCTTGTGTAGAAATTTTCTGATTTTATTGCCTAAGGATGAGTATCAATGTGAGAGTATGACCTTCAGTATACGGCTAAAATAGGGCGCAGGGTAAATATAATTCAAATATGTATTAGCATTAAAACCATATGTATTACATCTCTTTGGAAGTTGGTTTTAATTGATGCGTGTTTCTAAGAGACGAGGCTTGAATTATAGTCTGTCATAGCATGAAATTGACTTTAGGATTTTACTTGTGAACTAATTGATTCTCTTCATAGGGTATGGAGTGTCATCAAAGTCCATCTAAAATTAAACCACACTTAAAGATGTTTTATTGGCTTGcattttttccttctcttttgcCACATGGTTTAGTGGTTACAAGCATGGAGATTGTGGGCACTGGAACTAAAGAAGGTATGAATTCTAGACGGATAGTTGAAGTTTTTCAAAGAGGGCTAAATATCAACACCGCTAATCAGAGAAGTCCTTGTACATGAAATTAGTTTTCTTGACTCGTGGTTGTCTTCTTATTGCGTCTAAACCATGTTCATCTACAATGACTGCTCATAGTATCTCTAGCTCTCTGGATAGCCCTGTCTATGGAAACACCAAATTCAGATTAACTTTATTTATTACTAGCATTTATGCCCTAAATTAAATTCATGAGTCAAATCCCATCAGTAGCAACCTTATTTATATATAGAGTTTCGGGTGAGATTTTTGTATATGTTTGAAATAAAATCTGTTCAATATTACCTCAAGCAACTCAAGATTTTATTTTACGCATTATTCCAGAGCTATTTCTGAATGCTACCATGTTATGATGGTTGAAGATACTTAAAGGACACGAGATAGCAATCGTATTATCCATATGGATGGGTGTTGTTTCAAACGACCTACAATCTCCACGTGGACCTAGCTAAAAGTAGAATACAGTGGGAGAATCCATATAGGTATTACCAATTAGTTGGGATTAAAGCTTATTTGTTTTTGCACGTACATAAAGCTTTTGGTTGGTATTTGTCGAGGACAGAATCTTCTTAGTCTTGTTAGATACTTGCATATCAATATAGGGGTAAGTGAGATTTTATATGTTGGTGTTTGACTAggcatggagtttaagaaagaaagaagacttttgaactaaAATAGTACCCTTGGAACTTGTTTTATGTAAACATGACACAACACTTCTATGCCTATAAGAACATCTGAACatgtcattaaggataaaatgggAAGTCTATAGTTTAAGAGTGTACAAAATAGAAAGATACTATCTTTTAGAAGAGACTAAAAAGAAAAGATATTTAAAATGGAACAGAGCGCGTAATAGAAAGAAATGGGTTCAAGAAGAAGCAGAATGGATATAGAGCATTCATATAGGATGCCAATTAGCTTGAATTGTTGATTGACTGATTGACTCTATAGTTATTTTTATGGGTGCCAATATTCATTTTCTCAGGCATTTAATCATGAAGGCTTTTAGTGAGTTCATTTAGTAGACTTTATATTTTCCGGGTAATTAGTAATTTATGCTGATATAGAGAAATCCAGAATGAAAAAGCAAGGAATTGAGAATGCGTTACTCAAAACTGTGCAATGATTCATCTTCATAATCCGGTGCCCTGCATTGTATAACATAGTTTGACTACTAATAATAGGTACTTCATGTTATCAGAAAGTACTTGTTGAGCCTTTTGTTTCAAGCTATAATGTAGATGGGCCTAATATTATAAAACAGCATCCTTAGATCAAAATGCATTAGAAATGCAGCTAATGTGCCTGAACTTATGCAAGTTCCACAAATAGTGGAGAACTTCTATTAGGCTCACTATGTTTGATTGTTTAATGCACGCCTTTCTTTGACTCTCATGATGTATGTATTTGTCTTCGTGATTGCAGTTGATATCATTTCAGCAATTGAGTTTGATAAAACTGGTGACCATCTTGCCACCGGGGATCGTGGGGGTAGGGTGGTATTATTTGAAAGGACCGATACCAAGGAGGTGGGTTTCTTCTGTTTAGTTTTAGAATGTTTAGTTACTGTAGAATTGATTGTTTTGATGATCATTCTTCTGCATGCATTGTTTTCTTTAGCATGTTGGAAGTCGACGAGAGTTAGAGAGAGTGGACTATCCAGTCAGTCGGCATCCTGAGTTTCGCTACAAGACAGAATTTCAAAGCCACGAGCCTGAGGTACACACCTCTTCTCTGTTCTTTGCTCTTCCTTTTTTCGCCGTATTTGTTGGTGTAATTTCTCTATAGGAAACTCATGAATGATGAACTTTCCTGGAAACAATCATACAAAAGAACTTCAGGATGATGTTATTATTCTATTTCATGACTTTGGAAAGAAGGGGTCCTTCAAGCTGCCTGATTCCTCTGTCAAGATGCAACTGTGGACTGAATGCCTCCTCTATGCTATGTCGCATTCCTCCATCTGCtctgttttcttttttttttattgctTCAGTAGAATTATAATTTCTTCTGCCGCATCTTTCCATTCAGTTTGATTATCTGAAGAGTTTGGAGATTGAGGAGAAAATCAACAAGATCCGATGGTGCCAAACAGCAAATGGTGCCCTCTTTCTTCTATCTACTAATGACAAAACTATCAAGTATTGGAAGGTAAAATCTTTTTATTGACTCGCTTCTCTCTGATTCTTGGGTATTAATGCATTGTAGAGTTTTGGTTGCTTGCTCAGTTTATCTAGTTAAATGAAAATGAGTTCTTAATCTTTTGTAAATTATTTTCTAGCTTAAGCTACATAACTGCTTTATTGGGGAACGATATTAATAGTTAATTTCAAGGTTGTAGTTTGACACGATCTCTTTCAACTTCGTTGTTGTATTAAAACACTGTTGTGGTAAATGGAATGTTGATACATGATATGAATTTGTTTGTTGGTGTAATGCCTTTGAACAGTGAGATTTGGCTGAACAGTTTGCCCGAATTGTTTGCAAAATATCTTTCTGCTCATAGTTTTGTATCAGCGATGAAACAACTCCTTCGTTCGTGATATAAATGTAAAATAATCAAGATATGATGTATTTCTTAAACCATCTACTTCTGAATGTGGCTATCTTATGTCACGGCTGTGTATCACTTTGCTGATTTCCTTTCAAATTGCTTTTTCCTGAATATTTCAGATCCAAGAGAAGAAAGTTAAGAAAATATCTGAAATGAATATTGACCCTTCCAAAGCTGCTGGAAATGGCAGTGTAACCAGTTCGAGCGTATGTTCCAGCCCAAACCAGTGTCTTGCAAATGGGGGCTATGGAGATAAATCGTACAGTTCTTTGGGCAATGATTTGTCCTTTCCACCTGGGGGAATCCCCTCACTACGTTTGCCGGTGGTTGTTGTACTTGCTTAACCTTTTATATTATGTTTTTTATGATGCTGATGACATGTCAAGTTTGTTAATCTTTAGCCTATCAATTATGTGCATTTTTCTTTGGTGTCTTTAGACTTTGTCTAATCATAATGTTCGGTTTTATAAAATATATGTTCGAACTAAGGTATTTTAGATTTAAAAAAATTCCATGGAGCTGTAGTTTTACTGGATTGATGTATATGATCGTTTTATACTCTAGGTTATTTGAAGGATGCTTTATACTATGTCTGCAACTTCTTTTAACTATGAGGCAGAGTATAACAGAAAGATTAGGCCATTTATGTATGTCTATTTATTAAAGCTGGAATTAAATATACAAGCTAGCCTTTATATGCATAGGCCCTTTACATCACTTTTAAATGTCCATATGTGCTTGCACGAATATCGGCCCACACACAGGTGCTATTGTCCTTGAAATGTCAGGCATGGATTATCTTAACATTCACCTCCCTTGTGCCTTGAATCTCTTCTTGTGGGTATTAGGAATTTCCAATGACTGTAGCCTACCTCCTCCCTAGGATAGGCGTTGTTTTTTAATGAAATTGTCTTGAATATCTTTTTAACTCTTGCATCTGCATCTAAAAACTTTGTATGTGAACTTGTAGGTTACAAGCAACGAGACCAGCCTTGTTGCGAGGTGTAGAAGAGTGTATGCACATGCTCATGACTATCATATCAATTCTATATCAAATAACAGGTGAAGATCCTGTTTACAATAGTAAATCTGCTTCACCTTCTTCTGAGTCCAGTCTATCAGAGCTTATGAAAATTTCTGtccttttcttttctatttagtGATGGCGAAACATTCATATCAGCCGATGATCTCCGAATAAACCTTTGGAACTTGGAAATAAGTAATCAAAGTTTCAATATTGTGGATGTCAAGCCAACAAATATGGAAGATCTTACTGGTACATTTTTCATGTGTTGATTTTGACTTAGATCATAGTCCCCCCCCCCTCGCCCCCTTTGACTTTCACTACTATAGAATATGCTTGTGTTTTTCGGCAGGTACTTAGACCTTAATTAGATGTTTTTTGTTATTGCAGAGGTGATAACTTCAGCAGAATTCCATCCTACACATTGTAACATGTTAGCTTATAGTAGTTCAAAAGGATCAGTTCGTCTAATAGATTTGCGGCAGTCAGCATTGTGTGACTCACATTCTAAATTGTGAGTATCACAGCAATTGTTTTGTCTTTCTGTTCTGCTGGGCGTATTTCTCTTACGCTGTCTCTACATTGAAACGAACTTTTAACTGCACATGATAGTATCCTGGAAGATCTAGGTGTTGTCAGCGTGGGAGCACTGGAAAATGTATTTTTCAAGTTCAGAGTTTGTATTTTGAATTAGTTTTTCATAGCTTTTGATAAATTGGGAATTCTGGTGTTCCCTGTATGCAGGTTTGAGGAACAGGAAGCACCTGGTTCAAGATCTTTTTTCACTGAGATAATTGCTTCAATTTCAGATATTAAATTTGCAAAGAATGGACGATACATACTTAGTCGTGACTACATGACCCTTAAGGTTTGTTTCTGTTTGTTTT is drawn from Nicotiana tomentosiformis chromosome 12, ASM39032v3, whole genome shotgun sequence and contains these coding sequences:
- the LOC104090522 gene encoding serine/threonine protein phosphatase 2A 55 kDa regulatory subunit B beta isoform-like isoform X4, translated to MKGGVGGDVAAAPAGPPPSPSLEWKFSQVFGERTAGEEVQEVDIISAIEFDKTGDHLATGDRGGRVVLFERTDTKEHVGSRRELERVDYPVSRHPEFRYKTEFQSHEPEFDYLKSLEIEEKINKIRWCQTANGALFLLSTNDKTIKYWKVTSNETSLVARCRRVYAHAHDYHINSISNNSDGETFISADDLRINLWNLEISNQSFNIVDVKPTNMEDLTEVITSAEFHPTHCNMLAYSSSKGSVRLIDLRQSALCDSHSKLFEEQEAPGSRSFFTEIIASISDIKFAKNGRYILSRDYMTLKLWDINMDSGPVSTFQVHEYLRPKLCDLYENDSIFDKFECCLSGDGMRVATGSYSNLFRVFGCPPGSTEAITLEASKNPMRRQVQTPSRPSRSVSSSITRVVRRGADSAGVDANGNSFDFTTKLLHLAWHPTENSIACAAANSLYMYYV
- the LOC104090522 gene encoding serine/threonine protein phosphatase 2A 55 kDa regulatory subunit B beta isoform-like isoform X3, with protein sequence MKGGVGGDVAAAPAGPPPSPSLEWKFSQVFGERTAGEEVQEVDIISAIEFDKTGDHLATGDRGGRVVLFERTDTKEHVGSRRELERVDYPVSRHPEFRYKTEFQSHEPEFDYLKSLEIEEKINKIRWCQTANGALFLLSTNDKTIKYWKIQEKKVKKISEMNIDPSKAAGNGSVTSSSVCSSPNQCLANGGYGDKSYSSLGNDLSFPPGGIPSLRLPVTSNETSLVARCRRVYAHAHDYHINSISNNSDGETFISADDLRINLWNLEISNQSFNIVDVKPTNMEDLTEVITSAEFHPTHCNMLAYSSSKGSVRLIDLRQSALCDSHSKLFEEQEAPGSRSFFTEIIASISDIKFAKNGRYILSRDYMTLKLWDINMDSGPVSTFQVHEYLRPKLCDLYENDSIFDKFECCLSGDGMRVATGSYSNLFRVFGCPPGSTEAITLEASKNPMRRQVQTPSRPSRSVSSSITRVVRRGADSAGVDANGNSFDFTTKLLHLAWHPTENSIACAAANSLYMYYV
- the LOC104090522 gene encoding serine/threonine protein phosphatase 2A 55 kDa regulatory subunit B beta isoform-like isoform X1; translation: MKGGVGGDVAAAPAGPPPSPSLEWKFSQVFGERTAGEEVQEVDIISAIEFDKTGDHLATGDRGGRVVLFERTDTKEHVGSRRELERVDYPVSRHPEFRYKTEFQSHEPEFDYLKSLEIEEKINKIRWCQTANGALFLLSTNDKTIKYWKIQEKKVKKISEMNIDPSKAAGNGSVTSSSVCSSPNQCLANGGYGDKSYSSLGNDLSFPPGGIPSLRLPVVVVTSNETSLVARCRRVYAHAHDYHINSISNNSDGETFISADDLRINLWNLEISNQSFNIVDVKPTNMEDLTEVITSAEFHPTHCNMLAYSSSKGSVRLIDLRQSALCDSHSKLFEEQEAPGSRSFFTEIIASISDIKFAKNGRYILSRDYMTLKLWDINMDSGPVSTFQVHEYLRPKLCDLYENDSIFDKFECCLSGDGMRVATGSYSNLFRVFGCPPGSTEAITLEASKNPMRRQVQTPSRPSRSVSSSITRVVRRGADSAGVDANGNSFDFTTKLLHLAWHPTENSIACAAANSLYMYYV
- the LOC104090522 gene encoding serine/threonine protein phosphatase 2A 55 kDa regulatory subunit B beta isoform-like isoform X2, with amino-acid sequence MKGGVGGDVAAAPAGPPPSPSLEWKFSQVFGERTAGEEVQEVDIISAIEFDKTGDHLATGDRGGRVVLFERTDTKEHVGSRRELERVDYPVSRHPEFRYKTEFQSHEPEFDYLKSLEIEEKINKIRWCQTANGALFLLSTNDKTIKYWKIQEKKVKKISEMNIDPSKAAGNGSVTSSSVCSSPNQCLANGGYGDKSYSSLGNDLSFPPGGIPSLRLPVVTSNETSLVARCRRVYAHAHDYHINSISNNSDGETFISADDLRINLWNLEISNQSFNIVDVKPTNMEDLTEVITSAEFHPTHCNMLAYSSSKGSVRLIDLRQSALCDSHSKLFEEQEAPGSRSFFTEIIASISDIKFAKNGRYILSRDYMTLKLWDINMDSGPVSTFQVHEYLRPKLCDLYENDSIFDKFECCLSGDGMRVATGSYSNLFRVFGCPPGSTEAITLEASKNPMRRQVQTPSRPSRSVSSSITRVVRRGADSAGVDANGNSFDFTTKLLHLAWHPTENSIACAAANSLYMYYV